The genomic segment CCAGGGCGGCACGTTCGAGAGCTGGTTCACGATCAAGCGGGGATGAGGCGGCCATGGGAACCAGCATGAACTCCGTCGCGGTCACACGGCCGCAGCGCTCCACCACCGCCCGCCGCTGCACGGCGTGCGGGGGCCTCGAATGCCTGTGCCGGCCGCGCTTCTTCGCCGGCCAGCTGCTCACCGAGGAAGACCTGAACCGCCTCGACCACTACATCGTGGCGAAGCACAAGCTGCACAACCGCTACCTGCACGGCTGGGGCGTGGTGTGTGGCCTGGACGTGCAGTGCGACGGCTGCGACAGCGGCTCGGTGATCGTGCGGCAGGGCTACGCCCTCTCGCCCTGTGGCGAGGACGTGGTGGTCTGCGCCGACCAGCGCGTGAACGTGTGCGACCTGATCAACGAGTGTCGCACCGTCACGCAGCCCGACTGCAGCCGCCCCGGGGTGGATGGGGGCTGTGACGAGCCGGTGCAGCAGTGGATCCTCGCCATCTGTTATGCCGAGTCGTCGTCGCGCGGGGTGGCACCGCTGCGATCAGCCGGCTGCGGCTGCGGCGGCACGACGTCCGGCGGGTGCGCCTGCGGTGGGGGCGGGAAGTCCGGTGGGTGCGGCTGTGGTGGTGGTGGTGCGAAGTCCGGCGGCTGTGGCTGCGGCGGTGGCGGCGGCGGGCATTCACACGGCGCGTCGTCGTCCGGCGGCTGTGGCTGTGGCGGCAGCAAGGGCACGGTCGCCACCACCAGCGCCTCGCGCGGGGCGTCGCTGATGCAGTGCGAGAACACCGTCACCTGTGAGACCTTCTCGTTCCGCGTGTACAAGGCACCGAAGGCGCGGGACCGGAAGACGTCGCAGGGCGCCATGGTGGATTCGTTCATGGCCTGCCTGCTGGAGCTGCAGGATGCGCTGCCGCCGGTCAAGCCCACCGGCACCACGCAGCAGGAGCTGCACGAGTGGTGCTGCGAGATGCATGACGCGCTGGCCGACTGGTATTTCGCCAATTCGGGGTACGGCTGCGAGACGGCCCGCCGAGTGGCGGCGATCGCCTGCCCGCAGCCGGGTGACCCGGGGTTCAACGACGCCATCGGCCGCGCCGCGCAGGAGTTCGCGCTGGCCATCCTCGACATCATCATGGCCTGCCTTTGCAAGGCGATGATGCCGCAGTGCCCGGTGGCACCCGCCGATGGCTGCGTGCCGCTGGCGATGGTCACGGTGCGCACCGACGACGGCTGCAGCGTGCAGTCGATCTGCAACTGGACCACCGAGCGCCAGTACGTCCTGACCTTCCCGACCATGGACTACTGGCTGTCGGTGCTGCCGTTCGGCCGCCTGCTGCGCGAGGCGATCGAACGGCTGTGCTGCCGGCCGATGCTGCGCCCGAAGCGCGATTTCGTGCCGGATTCCGATGCCCAGCCGGCCCCGGTGGCGGGCATCGGCGGTGTTGGTGCGATCGGCGTCGGCGCCATCGGCAGTGCGACAGCCGATGCGGCGGGCAACACCACGGGCGGTGCGTGGCGGACAGCCGCCGCGAGCGTCCGGGGCGACGACTACACCGCCAATGCACCGGCCGACAACTTCCGCGCCTCGGCCGCCACCACCGCCGCCAGCCGCGATTTCATGTCACTGGCGTTCCAGGCCCTGCTCACGCGCGAAAAGTCCGATTCCGCCGAGACGCTGGTGCGTGGGTTGATGGGGGATCGCGACGAGAAGGGTGAGCCGGTGTGGTCGAAGACCGAAAGCGACAACGCCCTCCATCGGTTCGTGCTCGACCAGATGGCGAAGCCGATGTTCCGCACCCTCGTCGGCGAGCAGGGACTGTCGGCCATCGGCGGACTGGCCGGAGGCCTGCTCGGTGACGTTGCGGCCGGCGTCATGCGCGGGCCGCGCAGCAGTGCGCCGGCGGACGACGTGCTGGAATCGCTGCAGCGCACGGTCGCGCGCCAGCAGGAGCAGATCGATGAACTGCTGCGGCAGCGCCCGCGCGGCAGGAACAAGTAGCCGGGACCCGCCATGACGACACCGATGCAGACCGACCGGCCGCGCTTCTACGAGCAGCAGTACCTCGACGCCGCCGACCTCAGCGCGCTGGTGGACTACCAGCGCATCGCCCGCGCGCGCCACGACCTGGGGGCACACTCCTGGGGCATCGCCTCGGGCCTGCAGCTCATCGAGAAGCCGGTGAAGAGTGGCGTGGACGTATACCTCCAGCCCGGGTACGCGTGGGACGGGCTCGGGCGCCCGCTCGTCGTGCTCTCGCCGTACCGGATTCCCTCGGAGCTCTTCGCGAGCATCCCGTTCACCGCCGGTGTGGACGACGGCGTGCCACCGGGACGGCTGGTGGAGGTCTGGCTGCAGTTCACCGCCACGCCGCGCGGCGGGCCGGCCGACGGCTTCGAGGCCTGCACCGCGGACGACCAGTCCTCACGGCTCTTCGAGTCGTTCCGCATCGTGGTCGGCGAACGCCCCGCGCACTCCGACCGCCACGTGCCGGTCACCGTCGGCCCCTACACGGTGGACGCCGCGCAGGTGCCGCAGCGCATCGGCGCGGTCACCGACCCGTTGCTGGTGGACGAGTCGATTGCGTACCAGACCTTCCCCGGCACCTGGGACGCGGCGCAGTGGCTGGTGCCGCTCGGCGTGGTGCGGTGGGCGCCGCCGGCGATCCCCACCGACGCCGGCAGCTTCAAGGCGCGTGCGGCGGCGGATCTCGCCGTCAGCGACCAGAAGCGGCGGTACGCGGGTGTGGTGGCCGAGACGGTGGATGCGGCACGCGGATTCGTGCGGATCAGGCCGCGGGATGCGGCGGCCTACGCGCCGACCGTCTGGAACACCGCCACCGACAAGGACCTGCTCTGGGTGGAAGGCAACGCGCGTGTGCAGGGTGATGCCAAGCTGCTCGGCGGACGGCTGATGCTGCGCGACGAGTCGAACGGCGACAGCGGCGGTCCGCTCGCCATCCGCCGTCGCCCGGTGCCGGGGCTCGGCCCGCTCGTCACCGACATCTTCGCGCAGATCGGCAACGCCGATGCGGGGACGAACCGGTTCGTGGTCGGTCCGGTGACTGGCGCGGCCACGCCGGCGGACTTCAAGGAGCGGTTCGTGGTCACGGCGGCGGGTCGCGTTGGCATCGGTGCGCCGATGCCCACCACGGCACCGCTGGTGATCCGCGCACAGGGTGGCAGCGAGGACCTGCTCGCCTTCGAGACGCCCCTCGGTGTGCCGACCTGGAAGCTGAACACGCTCCCAGGTGGCAAGCCGGGACTCAACTTCAGCGAGGGGGGGGCCGATGGCCGGCTGTTCCTGCAGCCCGGCGGTAATGTCGGCATCGGCACCACTGACCCGAAGCACCGGCTGCAGGTGCATGGCGAGGACAATGCGCTGGTGGTGGTGAGTGATGCCGCCGCCGGCGTGGCCGCGAACATCGGCATCGAGCTGCGCACGAAGTCGGCGTCGGGGGTGAGCTACATCGACTTCACCAAGGGCAGCACCGACCTCGCCAACGCCGGCACGCCGGACTTCAGCGGCCGGCTGTCGTTCAACGAGGCGAACACCGGCGCCTTCTCCCTGCGCGGCGGGCGCCTCGGCATCGAGACCACCACGCCGACGAATCGCGTGCACATCGAGGGCAATCTCGGGCTGCGGGTGAACCGGATCTACACCAGCGGTGGCGCGGGCAACGGACCCTCGGTCTGGAGCAGCCTGTCGTTCAACGCCCACCACGACGAGGCCAACGCCGCGTGGGTGTTCCCCGATCCGGCACGACGTGCGGTGACGATCGAGATGGACGACACCGGCGGTGTGCCACGGTTCGACGTCTGGAGCACGACGCTGGCCAACACCACGGGCTGGGTGCGTCGGGTGCACGTCAACGGCGATTCCGGCGACGTGGTGATGAACGACTTCGGGGGGCGGACCGCGATCGGGCCGACACCGGCGCTCTGCCGGCTGCACGTCTCCGGTGACACCAACGGTGACGCCGACCAGGTCACCGCGCACGTGGCCGTGATCGACAACCGCAATGGCGGCAACAGTGCCGACGTGCTGGCCCTGCGCGTCGCCGCCCCGGTCGCCGGGTTCGGGAACAACTTCCTCACCTGCTTCGCCGGCGCCACCGCGGTCGGTTCGATCGAGGGGGACGGCATCGGCGTCTCATTCAACACCACGTCGGCCGACTACGCCGAGTGGCTGCCACGCGACGAGGACGAGCCGGCGATGCAGCCGGGTGATCTCGTGGGCGTGTTTGCAGGGCGCCTGCGCCGTGAGACCGTCGGCGCCGACCAGCTGCTCATCATCTCGACATCGCCGGCCCTGCTCGCGAACACGCCAGCGCGCGACGAGCGCCACCGCTTCGAGCGCGTAGCGATGCTCGGGCAGGTGCCGGTGCGGGTGCGCGGCGCGATCCTCGCCGGCGACGTGATCATCCCCTCCGGCGACGAGGACGGCACCGCCATCGGCGTCGCGGCCACCGAGGCCACGCTCGACGACTTCGCGATGTCGGTGGGGACGGCGTGGGGCGCGGCGAAGGGACCGGGCATCTCGCTCGTGCGCTGCGCCGTCGGGCTGGTCTCGGCGCGCGCCTGGCGGAGCGTCGGGCGTGCGCTGGCGGTGTCACGCGCCACCACCAGCATGCCCGCCGAGCCGGCTCCCGTGCGGGCGCCATCGCCACGCCGGCGCAAGACCGTGAAATGATGCCCCAGCCGCACGCCCCGCGTGCGGTCGCAACCCACACTCGTGCCCTGAACCGGGAAATCCATGCGCCAGCAGCTCGAAACCCGCCTCAACGACCTGCGCACCGAGCTCGAGGCCGGCCGGAAGTTGCAGCACGACCTCGACCTGCGGCAGGAAGAGCTGCGGCAGACGATGCTGCGGATCAGCGGCGCCATCCAGGTGCTCAGCGAGATGCTCGCGGAACAGCAGGCGCCCGCAGCCGGCGCCACCACCTCCCCGGGCGAGGCGGCGGGTTCGTGAGCCACCGCCCCCGGTGTCGCGCGTGATCGCACCGGCCCGCCGCCGCAGCACGCTGCGCGCGCCGCGCATCGCGCAGCGTGTGCTCGTGGCCGCCGACCATCCGGAGCCCGAACGTGTGCGGCGCCGGCTGCACGACGCCTTGCAGGCACACCTGCCGGCCGCATTGCAGGCACGGTTCGCCGCCGCGTCGCACCGGGCGGACGACACGGTCTGGCGCATCCGTCGGCTGGAAATCGACCTGGTGGTGAACGCCTCATGGGAGGAGGCCGACCTGGCCGGCGCATGGGCCACCGAGCTGGCCCGGGCGGTGACGCATGCGATCGAGTCCGGTGCCGACGGCGTGACGGTGATGCGATTCGCGTCGCCCGCGGCGTACCTGGCCAGCTTCCTCACCGACCTCACCAACGGCACCTGCTGGACGAAGTGGTGGTACGGCGACTTCGACGGCCTGCGCATGCTGAGCCGGCCGGACGCGATCCGCACTGCGCTGCTGCGCGACGCCGGCACGGGACTGGCCGCGCTGGCCACCCTCGACACCGCCGACCTGGCACTCGTGACGGCGCAGGTCACGCGCCAGGCCGCCCGGCTGCTGGTCGAGGCACTCGGCGCGACGCTGCCTTCTGCGGATGCGTCCGGCATCGCGGCACTGCTGCTCGAGCGCACACGCCACGTTCCGCCGCCCGCGGAGCGCGACGACGAGGAACGCTGGGTGCTGCGCATGCTGGCCGAGGTGGCGCGCCTGCCGATGGCGGAGCGCAGCCGCGACGTGGTGCCGCTGGCGCGTGCCGTGGCGCGCCTCGCCACGCTCACCGCCGAGGGCGTCGGCCGGCTGCCGGTGATCGCACATGCGCTGCGCCTGGGCGAGGCTGCGGCGCTGCACGCGGTGGCGGGCAGCGGCGACGGTGGCCGGCTGGCTCCCCTCGTCGCCCTGCCGGTCGAGGTGCGCGCCGTGCTGGTGTCGCGGTTCACGACCCCTGGCTCGGACGCCAACGTCGCACAGCACCACGCGGAGCCGGAGCATGAATGGATGCCGGTGGCCGCACCGCTGCTGCTGGCTGACATGGCGCGTGCAATGCCGTTCGAGGAGGTCGCGGACGGGGTGCCCGGCATCGGCGGCGGTGACGACCCGCCCGTGCGCCGCGCCACTGCCGCCGCGCTGCTGCGCCTGTGCGTCTTCGCGACGGCCTGCGGTGGTTGCCACGCGATCCGCGTGCTCGGGGATCCGGTGGCGCGCCGGCTGGCCGGCGTCGGCGTGGATGTGCCTCACTCGGCGCTGCTGGGCTGGATCGCCGGGCGGTCCGCAGGCGACGCGACGCGACTGGAGCGCGCCACAGCGCGATGGCACCAGGCACGCGGTGCGATCGGCTCGGCGAGCTGGATGCTGGTGCAGGCGGCGCCTGGCGATGGTGCACCGGTGACCGTGCTGCTCGATGCGGCGCGTGGGCACTGGCTTGCCGTGCGCGAGGGCGACGGGCCGGACGCCGCGGACGGACTGCACGACTGGATCGACGGGACGGTTGTGGCGCCGGCACCGGCCGCTGTGTTCTGCGCCGATCGCGCGCAGCGTGACGCGCTGCACCTGCGTCACCCTGGACGTGGGTGCGTGATGCTGCCCGGCGTGTCTGGTGCGCCGCCACTCGACGCTGCCGATACCTCCGACGTGGCGCAGGCGCTGCTGCGGCTGGACCGGCTGGGCGATGAGCTCGACTGGATCGCGCTGCCGTCGGTGCTGCAGGTGCCTGCCACGATGGCGCGTGCGTTGCAGGTGGTGGCGCAGGGCATGCTGCGCTCGCTGGCCTGGCGGCTGCCCGGATTCTCACGGGCCACGCTGCCGCACCTGTGGGCCAACTTCCTGTCGGTGGACGCGCAGGTGCTGGTGGAGGAACAGCGCGTGGTGGCCACGCTCTCGCGGCCGCCGCTGGCGATGATCGTGTCGATGACGGGGCTCTTCCACGCGCGCTACTCGCTGCCCTGGATGTCACCGCCGCTGGTGATGCTCTTTCCGGCGGAGGGGGCATGACCGCGCGCCTGTACGACCTGCCGTGGGCCGCCATCGACGCCTGCGCGACGCCGCAGGCGACGGCGTTCGACGCACTGGATCGCCGGCTCGCCGCCGCCGCGCAGCGCGTGCGCGCGCGTGACCAGTGCACGCTGGACGAGCTGCGCGGCATCTCGGTGGGGCATGCGCGGGTGGAGTCGCTGCTCGCGGACGGTCGCCGCGCCCACGCCCGTGGTGCGCTGGCTGGCCCGGACGAGGCGCCGCTCGCCGATGACCTGCTGCTGCACCCGGCGTGGCGTGCCCTGGCTCGCTGGTGCGCACCAGGCGTCGTGGAACGTGAACTCGTCCTGCTGGCGCTGGCCCGCGAGCTGTTCAGCCACTACGAGCCCGTCTTCGGCTACCTGAACGACGACCTCACCCGCCGCTGGCCCACGCGCGCGCTGGCGCTGCAGCTGCTGGCGCGCAGCGAGGCGGAGGCCTCCACGCTCACCGACGCGATGGGACCGGCGTCACCGCTGGTGCAGGCGGGCGTGTTGCGCCTGCTGGACGTGACACCATCGCAGTCGGCATCCTCGGTGGGCGTAGGCGTCACGCCGCTGGCGGTGGCGCTGCTGGGCGACGCGCGCGCGCCGTGGCAGCACCTTCCCGCGGCGGTCCGCGTCGAGGTGGCGCCGGCAGGGGATGGCGGGGACGGGTCATGCCTGTACCGGCTGGACGCGATGCTGGCCGACGGACACGGCGACGGCACGCCGCTGGTGGTGCTGGAAGGGCGCCGCGGATCCGGCCGCACGATGCTCACCCGCGCACTCGCCGCGTCGCGCGGTTGCCCGCTGCTGCACCTGGACCTCGCCGCGCTGCAGTCGCGCGACGCGGTGGGGCAGCTCGCGATGCCCGAGCTGCATTCGGCGATCCGTGATGCGGTGCTGTTCCAGCGCCTGCACGATGCGGTGATCCTCGTGGATGGCATCGATGCCTGGTGTGACGGCGACCCGCAGCCGGCGGGGCGCATGGCACTTCCCGAGGCGCTCACCGATGCGGCGGGGCCGGTGCTGCTGCGCGTGGCGGCCACCACCCGGTGGCACACGCTGCTGCAGCGTCACCGGGTCGCCCGCCTGGCGATGCCCGCGCTCACCGTGGCCGCACGCGCCGCGGTGTGGCGGCGTGCCCTCGCCTCGAGTTCCCTGTCCACGCCGGACGATCACGCGGTGGCGGCGGTGCTCGCGGACCGCTTCGACATCACGCCGGGCGAGGTGCGGCGCGTGGTGACGCAGGTGACCGACGAGCAGCACGCCCACGTCGGCGACGACCTGGCGGCCGACGCTGCGCCGACCGCGCGCCTCGTCGCCGCGCTCTCGCTCGCCACGCGCACGCGCTCCCGCGACGGACTCGGCGCCCTCGCCGTGCTGGCCCCCACACCGCACTCCTGGGACGACCTCGTGTTGCCGGCGAACACCATGCGCCGCCTGCAGGAGTTCACCGCCGCCGTGCGCGACCGCACCATCGTGCTGGACGCGTGGCAGTTCGGGCGCCGCGCCGCCGGCTCGCGGGGCGCGACCGCGCTCTTCGCCGGCGCCTCGGGCACCGGCAAGACGATGGCCTGCAGCGTCATCGCGCGCGAGCTGGGACTCGACCTCTACGTCATCGACCTCTCGGCCGTGGTGAGCAAGTACATCGGCGAGACGGAGAAGAACCTCGACCGCATCTTCCGCGCGGCGCGCGATGCCGGCGCCGTGCTCTTCTTCGACGAGGCCGATGCGCTGTTCGGCAAGCGGTCGGAGGTGAAGGACGCGCACGACCGGTACGCGAACATCGAGGTGGCGTACCTGCTGCAGCAGCTCGATGCGCATGACGGCATCGTGGTGCTGGCCACCAACCTCGCGCGCAACCTGGATGCCGCGTTCTCGCGCCGCATGCGCTACGTGGTGGAGTTTCCGTTGCCCGCCGAGGCGGACCGCCTGCGGCTCTGGCGCGGCGTGCTCCCGCCGCCGGCGCCGCTGGCGGACGACGTGGACCTGCCGTTCCTGGCCGGCGCGTTCAGCATCGCCGGCGGCGACATCCGGAACGTGGCACTCGACGCAGCGTACCTGGCGGCTTCGGAGGGCCTGGGCCGTGAGCCGATCGCGATGCGGCACTTCGTGGTGGCGATGGCGCGGCAGTGCGTGAAGCAGGGGCTCACGCCCTCCGTGGCGCAGTTCCGGCAGTACGCCGGCCTGCTGCCGCGCAACGCCTGAGCGCACGCGGGCTTCACGTGTCATGACGGCGCCCACGCGTACCTTCGCGCCGCAGGTGCGCAAGCCGCCGGATGTCACGCCCGACTCCGCCGTCCTCGATGGCGGGTCGCTCGCGGGGCCGAAGGTGGATGCGGTCACGCCATCACGCCTGGACGCCGATCGCCAGCAGCGCACGCTCGGCAACCTCGCCGTCCTGAAGCAGGGTGGCGATGGTGCCGCTGGCGCCAGGGCCGCGTCACCGGCGCGCGGTGCCGGTGACGCGCTCCGCGATGGTGGAAAGCCGGCCAGCGCGGGAGGCGCTGGCGGCAGTGACGTCGCGGTGTCGCGCGACCAGCTGGCGGCCCCGCCGCGCCCGGTGGCGCTGGAACCACCCGCTGCTGTCACGCCTGCCGCGCCGGAGATTCCGAGCCCCGGTCCCGTCGAGGCGCCGGTGCTGCACCCGACCGGTGTCAGCGCCATCGGCGACGTGCAGCGCGAAGTGTCGAAGGCGGCCAGTGCACTGCCGCGGCTCGACTCGGGGGCCTTCACCGCCGCGCAGGCGGCGCAGCGTGCGCAGGGGTTCCGCCTCGCACGCACCGGCGGCGGGGCACGCGAGGGTGCGCCGTCGCGCGGCGGTGGTGGTGGCGCACAGGAGCCGCAGGGCGACCGGCCGCGTGAGCCGGATCCGGTGCCGGCGCAGACCAAGGCGCTGGTCGAGGTCGGGAAGAAGAAGCTCCCGGATGTGCCACGCTACGGCTTCAACCCCACGCCGTACGGCCGCGTGCCGGTGCTCGGCAGCCGCCCGTTCACGTCGTCGGAGATGCTGGTCCTGAAGAACACCGCCAAGGGTGAACTGGCGGAGGCCCTCGCGAGGGAGGACGGAAAGCGCATCGCTGATCGCAAGGTGCGTGAGGATGCCTTCAACGCCGCGGAAGCGAAGAAGCTCGAGGGTGAGGGCGGGAAGAAGAAGGGCGGGAAGGATACGCCGGCGGCGAAGTTCGAGGACGACGGGCCGAAGACCTACGGCGAGATGCGGCAGATGCTGCTCGACGTGCCGAAGCCGCCCGAGGTGGCCGACCTCGCGAAGAAGAAGGAGAAGGACAAGGCGGTGGCCGAGATCCTGCCTCCGTACCACGAACCGGAGCCGCCACCACCGATCGCCTTCAAGCCGGCGCAGAAGGAGGACATCGGGCGGGCGCTGGCCGGGCTGCGCGCCGAGGGTGGCGTCACGGCTGTGCAGATCCTCAGCGGCATCCGCAAGTCGGTGTACTCGTCCGGGTTGATCGGGCCGGTGCTTGAGTCGGACGCGCCGACGATCGGGCTCTCGCACCTTCCGCAGGTGCGGGCCTCCGTCGACGCCAAGGTCACCGAGCTGCAGAAGGGCGCCGGCATCACCGACCAGGAACTGGAGAAGGCGGTCGCGGCGCGGCGCGAGGAGCTGCGTCGCCTGCGCGAGCAGATGGCGAAGGGCAGCACGCAGGAGGAGATGGACGCGCAGCGTGCTGCAGCCGAGAAGACGAAGAAGGAGGCCGCCGAGGTTGCGGCGAAGAAGGAGGCGGCCGACATCCGCGCCGGCAAGGTGAAGAAGGCCGCGCCGAAGGTGAAGCTCGCCATGGACGTGGATTCGCGGCGCGAACGACTGCTGGGCTACGTGACGAAGGACGTGAGTGACCTCGTGGTCCGCTTCAAGCAGAAGGGCGAGATCCGCGACAGCGTCGTCGCGCGGATGCACAACGACTTCGCCAACGCCTACAAGTTCGCCGCCCAGCAGGACGAGTACGAGATCATCCGCAAGTCAAACGACCCGGTCTCGGCGCGCTTCGGCTTCACCCCGGTCTCCGCCGCCACTGGTGAGGCGCAGGAGAAGCTGGACGAGTGGCTCAAGGCGCGGCTGGCCGACGTGGAGGCGAACAAGAAGGCGCAGAAGGTGCTCGATGACCTCGTGGTCGCCGGCTACCAGGCCGAGGCACGGCAGCTGGGTGACGCCAAGCGCGAGGCGATCCGCGCGTGGGCCGAGAAGCGTTCGGGGAAGAAGCGCACCGCCGAGCAGAAGGCCGCCGACACCGCGCGCGACAAGGCCACGCAGATGCAGGCCGACGCCGCCGCCATCGAGCAGCTCGGGCGGGCCCGCCTCGCGGTGGGCGTGATGAACGACTTCGGCGTGGCGTCCGCCATCGCGGCCGAGGTGCAGAAGGGCAGCGACCGCGCCACGATCATCGCCAACCTGCGGCTCAACGCGGCCCAGCAGGCCATCCTCGACGCCTACCTCACCCCGGGCGAGCCGGGCGACGACCGGGCACTGAGTGCCGTGATGGCCGCCACCCGTGGCCGCATCCAGGCCGAGCTCCAGGGGCCGATCGCCGCTGACATCGAGGCCAGCATCCTCACCGAGTTCGGTGAACGGATGCTCCTGCTGGACCGGATCGGCAATGCGCAGCGCGACGGCTTCTCGGCCATGG from the Gemmatimonadaceae bacterium genome contains:
- a CDS encoding ATP-binding protein yields the protein MTARLYDLPWAAIDACATPQATAFDALDRRLAAAAQRVRARDQCTLDELRGISVGHARVESLLADGRRAHARGALAGPDEAPLADDLLLHPAWRALARWCAPGVVERELVLLALARELFSHYEPVFGYLNDDLTRRWPTRALALQLLARSEAEASTLTDAMGPASPLVQAGVLRLLDVTPSQSASSVGVGVTPLAVALLGDARAPWQHLPAAVRVEVAPAGDGGDGSCLYRLDAMLADGHGDGTPLVVLEGRRGSGRTMLTRALAASRGCPLLHLDLAALQSRDAVGQLAMPELHSAIRDAVLFQRLHDAVILVDGIDAWCDGDPQPAGRMALPEALTDAAGPVLLRVAATTRWHTLLQRHRVARLAMPALTVAARAAVWRRALASSSLSTPDDHAVAAVLADRFDITPGEVRRVVTQVTDEQHAHVGDDLAADAAPTARLVAALSLATRTRSRDGLGALAVLAPTPHSWDDLVLPANTMRRLQEFTAAVRDRTIVLDAWQFGRRAAGSRGATALFAGASGTGKTMACSVIARELGLDLYVIDLSAVVSKYIGETEKNLDRIFRAARDAGAVLFFDEADALFGKRSEVKDAHDRYANIEVAYLLQQLDAHDGIVVLATNLARNLDAAFSRRMRYVVEFPLPAEADRLRLWRGVLPPPAPLADDVDLPFLAGAFSIAGGDIRNVALDAAYLAASEGLGREPIAMRHFVVAMARQCVKQGLTPSVAQFRQYAGLLPRNA